In the genome of Leptospira inadai serovar Lyme str. 10, one region contains:
- the vapC gene encoding type II toxin-antitoxin system tRNA(fMet)-specific endonuclease VapC, whose amino-acid sequence MYLLDTNICIFIIKKKNPKLLDKLKKNLSKGLYISALTLAELEFGIENSVHKEKNRISLIEFLSIFEILPFEQSDAQAFGIIKADLKKSGNLIGSIDALLTAQALSRDFIFVTNNTKEFKRVRNLNLNLEDWSL is encoded by the coding sequence ATGTACCTTCTTGATACTAATATTTGCATTTTTATTATAAAGAAGAAAAATCCAAAGCTGCTAGATAAACTGAAAAAGAATTTGAGTAAAGGGTTGTACATTTCTGCTCTTACTCTAGCAGAGTTAGAATTTGGGATTGAAAATAGTGTGCATAAAGAGAAGAACAGAATCTCTTTAATTGAATTTCTATCTATTTTTGAAATTCTTCCTTTTGAACAATCTGACGCGCAGGCATTCGGAATAATTAAAGCCGACCTGAAAAAATCAGGCAATTTGATCGGCTCGATTGATGCTTTGTTAACAGCGCAGGCTCTTTCCAGAGACTTTATTTTTGTAACGAATAATACGAAAGAATTCAAAAGGGTTAGAAATTTAAATTTAAATTTAGAAGATTGGTCGTTGTAG
- a CDS encoding glycoside hydrolase family 13 protein, translating into MVRMDSARSSSTISIRKMENPSTPKKGKKTPRTKKTDPDWWKNAVIYQIYPRSFRDANGDGIGDLEGIIQKLDYLNDGTPNSLGIDAIWLSPIYPSPMYDFGYDISDYDNIDPIFGDLETFKRLLKEAHKRKIRIIMDLVANHTSHLHPWFIESRSSKNNPKRDWYIWKDPDKGGPPNNWMGTFGGKAWAFDPETEQYYYHSFLTEQPDLNWRNPEVKKAIFGMVKNWLDLGVDGFRLDVVNLFVKDSEFRSNPRKRWIARPFDQQDHLYDRDRPEMHGILKDLRKLLDSYGDRMSVGEVMMEPPGTSVLPASYYGDKGDELHMAFNFAFFHTPWKAERFRDVIKEWERCLRDRGWPNYTLSNHDFRRHITRYSKGSETISRAKIAALMLLTLRGTPFLYYGEELGMKDERVPKDRIQDPVGKRYWPFYPSRDNCRLPMCWSSDKNGGFGIADPWLPVFSQYETINVETQSRNVDSLLNFYRKLIWLRKGNEVLRKGSLSLDYDSPPGVLQYTREHEKKKCLVILNFENEPKKIVANANRTAHVLISTHRKPEKMEIPVVFAVAPYEGLVLEY; encoded by the coding sequence ATGGTCCGTATGGATTCGGCCCGCAGTTCTTCTACGATTTCTATTAGAAAAATGGAAAACCCGAGTACGCCAAAAAAAGGCAAGAAAACACCCCGCACAAAGAAAACGGATCCGGATTGGTGGAAGAACGCGGTCATTTATCAGATATATCCTAGAAGTTTCCGCGATGCGAACGGAGACGGCATCGGAGACTTGGAAGGAATCATCCAAAAGTTAGATTATTTAAACGACGGGACTCCAAATTCGTTGGGAATCGATGCCATTTGGTTGTCTCCGATTTATCCGTCTCCGATGTACGATTTCGGATATGATATCTCGGACTACGATAATATAGATCCGATTTTTGGGGACCTGGAAACATTCAAACGTCTTTTAAAGGAAGCGCATAAGAGAAAGATCCGAATCATCATGGATCTTGTCGCGAATCACACTTCGCATCTTCATCCTTGGTTTATCGAATCTAGATCATCCAAAAATAATCCGAAACGAGATTGGTATATATGGAAAGACCCGGATAAAGGAGGTCCACCCAATAATTGGATGGGAACTTTCGGCGGTAAGGCATGGGCTTTCGACCCGGAGACCGAGCAATATTACTATCATTCCTTTTTAACCGAACAACCCGATTTGAATTGGCGAAATCCGGAAGTGAAAAAAGCGATTTTTGGAATGGTTAAGAATTGGTTGGATCTCGGGGTCGACGGTTTTCGACTGGATGTGGTAAATCTCTTCGTCAAAGATTCCGAGTTTCGGAGTAATCCTCGTAAGAGATGGATTGCAAGACCGTTCGATCAGCAGGATCATCTTTACGATCGGGACAGACCCGAAATGCACGGCATCCTAAAGGATCTTCGCAAGTTGTTGGATTCTTACGGAGATAGAATGTCCGTAGGTGAAGTGATGATGGAGCCTCCCGGGACAAGCGTACTGCCCGCTTCATATTACGGAGACAAGGGCGATGAGCTGCACATGGCTTTCAACTTCGCGTTCTTTCATACTCCTTGGAAAGCGGAAAGATTTAGGGACGTGATTAAGGAATGGGAGAGGTGTTTGCGCGATAGAGGTTGGCCTAATTATACTTTAAGCAATCATGATTTTCGTCGACACATCACAAGATATTCCAAGGGATCCGAAACGATCTCTCGAGCGAAAATCGCGGCGTTAATGCTATTAACGTTACGCGGAACTCCGTTTTTATATTACGGAGAAGAGCTCGGGATGAAGGATGAAAGAGTTCCCAAAGATAGAATCCAAGATCCGGTCGGGAAGCGTTATTGGCCTTTTTATCCGAGCCGGGACAATTGCAGACTACCGATGTGTTGGTCTTCCGATAAAAACGGGGGATTCGGCATTGCGGATCCGTGGTTGCCGGTTTTTTCCCAGTACGAAACGATTAACGTGGAAACTCAATCTAGAAACGTTGATAGCCTTTTGAACTTTTATAGAAAATTAATATGGCTTCGTAAAGGCAACGAAGTGTTACGAAAAGGAAGTCTTTCCTTGGATTACGATTCTCCTCCCGGCGTTTTACAATATACTCGGGAACACGAAAAGAAGAAATGTTTGGTGATCCTAAATTTCGAGAACGAACCTAAAAAGATCGTCGCCAATGCGAATCGTACGGCACATGTACTTATCTCCACGCATCGCAAACCTGAAAAAATGGAGATACCGGTGGTTTTTGCCGTAGCTCCTTACGAAGGCTTAGTGCTGGAGTATTAA
- a CDS encoding thioredoxin family protein: MKRAFFLFSILSIFVYSLSAMKPGDMAPDFSEKDISGKLRNLSEFKGKFLVLEWHNQGCPFVKKHYGSGNMQKLQKEVTAKGIVWLSVISSAPGKQGYVTPEEEKEYLKKSQASPSAVLFDSDGTMGKAYGAKTTPQMVLISPQGKILYNGAIDDKPSTDQSDIPSAKNYISAAIDEALAGKLISVSTSQPYGCSVKYE; encoded by the coding sequence ATGAAACGAGCGTTTTTTCTATTCTCGATACTTTCGATATTTGTTTATTCACTTTCCGCGATGAAGCCGGGAGATATGGCTCCGGATTTTTCGGAAAAGGATATCTCCGGAAAATTACGTAATTTATCCGAGTTTAAGGGTAAGTTTTTGGTTCTCGAGTGGCATAACCAAGGATGTCCTTTTGTTAAGAAACATTACGGATCCGGAAACATGCAAAAATTGCAGAAGGAAGTAACCGCAAAGGGAATAGTTTGGTTAAGTGTGATATCATCCGCACCGGGAAAACAGGGTTACGTCACCCCGGAGGAAGAAAAAGAGTATCTGAAAAAGTCCCAAGCCTCTCCTTCCGCAGTATTATTCGATTCGGATGGAACTATGGGAAAGGCATACGGAGCGAAAACGACTCCTCAGATGGTGCTTATTTCTCCTCAAGGAAAAATACTGTATAACGGCGCGATCGATGATAAACCTTCCACCGATCAGTCCGACATCCCGTCGGCGAAAAATTATATTTCGGCTGCGATAGATGAGGCATTGGCAGGTAAACTGATCAGCGTTTCGACGTCACAACCTTACGGTTGCTCCGTTAAGTACGAGTAA
- the metG gene encoding methionine--tRNA ligase, with the protein MRIDRKRRILVTSALPYANGPIHLGHVLEAVQTDIYVRFQKASGNECYFFCADDTHGTPIMLAARKEGIAPEQLIDRVRKEHYRDLSGFLVEYDNYYTTNSEENRALSEEIYLSLKEKGHIAEREIEQAYCDHDKMFLPDRFIKGTCPNCGSTDQYGDSCEVCGATYSPKDLKDSRCSLCGTPPVTRNSKHIFFKLGDFSEYLSDWVEKGTRVAEGVRKKLKEWFQTGLQDWDISRDGPYFGFQIPGETEKYFYVWLDAPIGYMAASLNFFKGDRGRFDSFWKDEESEIAHFIGKDILYFHTLFWPATLEGGGYRSPSLVHVHGFITVNGEKMSKSRGTFIRAEDYLKHLDPEHLRFYLAGKLGPGMDDLDLSFDDYTAKVNSDLVGNFVNLVSRVSTSILDKLDRRLGKLSPDGKMLLEELRSSSEKIREWYETRNYGRVMRECSRLGDIANKYVNDLAPWTQIKEDPEKARETVTVGLNAARILAVYLFPVVPKISSKVYKLLGINDPPSFSDLYSDREEITIAPYEMITKRVEEKAIQVMIEENKTPVVETTSPPTTNFKTDGIANFSEISIEELGKIDLRVGLIMEAGPVEGADKLVQVKLDLGPIGHKNVFAGIKASYQPETLKGLKVVAVANLKPRKMKFGLSEAMLLAAGEGDSLTLFVPHRDAKPGDRLK; encoded by the coding sequence GTGAGAATCGATCGGAAACGTCGGATACTTGTTACTTCCGCCCTACCTTATGCTAACGGGCCTATTCACTTGGGCCATGTTTTGGAAGCCGTCCAAACGGACATTTACGTCCGCTTTCAGAAAGCGAGCGGGAACGAATGCTATTTCTTTTGCGCGGACGACACGCATGGAACTCCGATCATGCTCGCCGCGAGAAAAGAAGGCATTGCTCCCGAACAACTCATCGATCGTGTTCGCAAGGAACACTATCGAGACCTAAGCGGCTTTTTAGTCGAATACGACAATTATTATACGACAAATTCCGAAGAAAATCGCGCTCTTTCGGAAGAAATTTACCTTTCTTTAAAGGAAAAGGGCCATATTGCGGAACGGGAAATCGAGCAGGCATATTGTGATCATGATAAGATGTTTCTTCCGGATCGTTTTATTAAGGGAACTTGTCCGAATTGCGGGTCGACGGATCAGTACGGAGATAGTTGCGAAGTCTGCGGGGCTACGTATTCTCCCAAAGATTTAAAGGATTCTCGTTGTTCCCTTTGTGGAACTCCTCCAGTTACCCGAAATTCGAAACATATATTCTTCAAGCTCGGGGATTTTTCGGAATATCTATCGGATTGGGTGGAAAAGGGGACGCGTGTAGCGGAAGGCGTTCGAAAAAAATTGAAGGAATGGTTCCAAACCGGCCTGCAGGATTGGGATATTTCCCGCGATGGTCCTTATTTCGGATTTCAAATCCCGGGAGAAACCGAAAAGTATTTCTATGTCTGGCTGGACGCTCCGATCGGATACATGGCAGCTAGTTTAAATTTTTTTAAAGGAGACCGGGGCAGGTTCGATTCTTTTTGGAAGGACGAAGAATCGGAAATAGCCCATTTTATCGGCAAGGATATACTCTACTTTCATACTCTTTTTTGGCCCGCCACGTTAGAGGGCGGAGGATATAGATCCCCTTCCCTCGTTCATGTTCACGGCTTTATCACCGTCAACGGAGAAAAAATGTCCAAGTCTAGAGGGACCTTCATTCGAGCCGAGGATTATTTAAAACATTTAGACCCTGAGCATCTTCGCTTTTATTTGGCGGGAAAGCTAGGGCCGGGAATGGACGATCTCGATCTTTCTTTCGACGATTATACGGCTAAGGTTAATTCCGATCTGGTCGGAAACTTCGTAAACCTAGTATCGCGGGTTTCGACTTCTATATTAGATAAATTAGATAGAAGATTGGGCAAACTTTCTCCGGATGGTAAAATGTTACTGGAAGAACTGCGCTCATCGAGCGAAAAAATCCGGGAATGGTACGAGACTAGAAATTACGGCAGAGTAATGAGGGAATGTTCCAGATTGGGAGACATCGCGAATAAATACGTCAATGATCTCGCGCCTTGGACCCAAATCAAAGAAGATCCGGAAAAAGCCAGAGAGACTGTGACTGTCGGGTTGAACGCGGCTCGAATTCTCGCCGTTTATCTGTTTCCGGTGGTTCCTAAGATCTCCTCCAAAGTATATAAACTTTTGGGAATAAACGATCCACCTTCCTTTTCGGATTTGTATTCGGATCGGGAAGAAATCACGATAGCTCCCTATGAAATGATAACAAAGCGAGTGGAAGAAAAGGCAATTCAGGTTATGATAGAAGAAAATAAAACTCCCGTCGTCGAAACGACGTCGCCTCCGACTACGAATTTTAAGACGGACGGTATCGCGAATTTCTCCGAAATTTCGATCGAAGAGTTGGGAAAAATCGATCTTAGAGTCGGATTAATCATGGAAGCAGGACCCGTAGAAGGTGCGGACAAGCTGGTTCAGGTTAAATTGGATCTGGGGCCGATCGGGCATAAGAACGTTTTTGCGGGAATTAAAGCTTCGTACCAACCGGAGACTTTAAAAGGTCTAAAGGTTGTGGCCGTCGCGAATCTAAAACCGAGAAAAATGAAGTTCGGTCTTTCGGAAGCTATGTTACTTGCAGCCGGCGAAGGGGACAGTTTGACGCTCTTTGTCCCGCATAGAGATGCGAAGCCGGGTGACCGACTTAAATAG
- a CDS encoding S8 family serine peptidase codes for MRNVSLFSFFNAGKRLKLHSAFLSCLLILFVLGGDCPSKDNTGSAKAIRILFSPETKNDRLETNSILGLNTHYWADANSDGIEDLCYKTTNLDLSSFLSCSINHYGKFSKLFKISVSSGAVLGLLQPKFTDITGDGIPDYCGLDVRVSGGNASYSVRCISIVENKKGEYIGGSAIEGTLPRGFDSIKSSLYWVDINGDKRSDYCYAGNFGLGYEMICQISEGNKFVSTNTAKLNFTSETAKITFPSWVDIDGDADKDFTWIEEANGRIRILFMKNEGGKFGSQVASDPIAAGLKADDPSTVRWWTDWNGDGKLDFCYASDSNTIQCLSSTGNGFASAVKSGSMELGAGTSRGWIDANNDGKADFCRRVMSGNSSYYYTCTLSQGSSFGGVNEPGSYKSDLHTDPEMLLGEGVFKNEKWIQAAEETGYPMHCAIQGLLEPTVCQLVRKEGSPLADDAEECDPSDQTGSRQKRGTENDGYQKADCKFTSGAKALLFKTLAKQVWNYLSAYYSKKHDPEITVTVVDDFVYLQDQSLEYRRVSYNNDGGSPPSYLGFTHGSRVASVISDRVVGAAPGTPMIIRQLGLEASSNYQEILNWLNLWNDIRSEEDPIVNISISIINDLPDTMSQASRELLNQYYEMIRLIGRKNKSILVAAAGNLSKPMNEFCERKLSAQCYDAPTDLDRTYDPVIRVAALSQGSLGTGQTPQLAHFSNFGAGKIDIAAPGEDILVNSPNMNLVRLGFATRPTLWDFERVQGTSYSAPLVAATLVQMKKCQPNATAQQLKAALLGNADKIDSLRDKVTEGRVLNSVKAISVFCAGREEL; via the coding sequence ATGAGAAACGTCTCCTTATTTTCATTTTTCAATGCAGGCAAAAGACTTAAGTTACATTCCGCTTTTTTATCCTGCCTACTAATCCTTTTCGTTTTAGGCGGCGATTGCCCTTCCAAAGATAATACCGGATCCGCAAAGGCGATACGCATCCTTTTTTCTCCCGAAACGAAAAACGATCGATTGGAAACGAATAGCATCCTAGGACTCAATACGCACTATTGGGCGGACGCAAATAGTGATGGAATCGAGGACCTTTGCTACAAAACCACAAATTTGGATCTGTCCTCCTTTCTTAGCTGTAGCATAAATCATTATGGCAAATTCAGTAAGTTATTCAAAATATCCGTTTCTTCCGGTGCCGTTCTTGGCTTATTACAACCTAAATTTACCGACATTACCGGAGATGGAATTCCGGATTATTGCGGACTCGACGTTCGCGTATCCGGGGGAAATGCCTCCTACAGTGTTCGCTGCATTAGTATAGTAGAAAACAAAAAGGGAGAGTATATCGGGGGATCCGCAATCGAAGGAACTCTCCCTCGCGGATTTGATTCCATTAAATCCAGCTTATATTGGGTAGATATCAACGGAGACAAACGATCGGATTATTGTTATGCCGGGAACTTTGGCCTAGGCTACGAGATGATTTGTCAAATTTCCGAAGGAAACAAATTCGTTTCTACAAACACTGCAAAACTGAATTTTACAAGCGAAACTGCAAAGATCACCTTTCCTAGCTGGGTGGATATCGACGGAGATGCTGACAAGGACTTTACTTGGATCGAAGAAGCCAACGGAAGGATCAGGATCCTATTCATGAAAAACGAAGGAGGCAAGTTCGGCTCCCAGGTGGCGAGCGATCCCATTGCTGCCGGACTAAAGGCGGATGATCCGAGCACTGTGCGCTGGTGGACGGATTGGAACGGGGATGGAAAATTAGATTTTTGTTATGCTTCAGATTCGAACACCATCCAATGCCTCTCTTCGACGGGGAACGGTTTTGCATCCGCGGTCAAATCGGGAAGCATGGAATTGGGAGCGGGCACATCACGAGGCTGGATCGATGCGAATAATGACGGCAAAGCCGACTTTTGCAGAAGAGTCATGTCCGGTAATAGCAGTTATTATTATACCTGCACTCTCTCCCAGGGATCTTCCTTTGGAGGAGTAAACGAGCCAGGCTCCTACAAAAGCGACCTCCACACCGATCCGGAAATGTTGCTGGGAGAAGGCGTCTTTAAAAACGAAAAATGGATCCAAGCAGCGGAAGAGACCGGATATCCGATGCACTGCGCAATACAAGGACTTCTGGAGCCAACCGTCTGCCAATTGGTCCGAAAGGAAGGAAGCCCGCTTGCGGACGACGCGGAAGAATGTGATCCTTCGGATCAAACCGGTTCACGACAAAAGAGAGGAACCGAGAATGACGGGTATCAAAAAGCGGATTGCAAGTTTACTAGCGGTGCCAAGGCATTACTGTTTAAGACTCTTGCCAAACAGGTTTGGAATTATTTATCCGCGTATTATTCTAAAAAACATGATCCGGAAATTACCGTAACAGTAGTGGACGACTTCGTTTATTTACAAGACCAATCTTTAGAGTATAGAAGAGTGAGCTACAATAACGATGGAGGTTCACCGCCAAGTTATTTAGGTTTTACTCATGGAAGCAGGGTTGCATCCGTGATATCGGATAGAGTGGTAGGAGCTGCCCCCGGAACCCCGATGATCATACGTCAATTGGGCTTAGAAGCTTCTTCTAATTATCAAGAAATCTTGAATTGGCTTAATCTCTGGAATGATATTCGTAGTGAGGAAGATCCGATCGTAAATATTTCTATTTCTATAATAAACGACCTCCCGGATACGATGTCGCAGGCAAGTCGCGAACTCCTAAATCAGTACTACGAAATGATCCGTCTCATTGGACGGAAAAACAAGAGTATCCTCGTCGCTGCCGCCGGAAATCTAAGTAAGCCCATGAATGAGTTTTGTGAAAGGAAACTTTCCGCTCAATGCTATGATGCACCGACCGATCTGGATAGAACGTATGATCCTGTGATTAGAGTTGCAGCTCTATCTCAAGGTTCTCTGGGAACCGGACAGACTCCTCAATTAGCGCACTTTAGCAATTTCGGTGCGGGTAAGATCGACATCGCAGCTCCAGGCGAAGATATATTAGTGAATAGTCCTAATATGAACCTTGTGAGGCTTGGATTCGCAACCCGTCCGACTCTCTGGGATTTTGAACGGGTACAGGGAACTTCTTATTCCGCTCCTTTGGTAGCCGCCACATTAGTCCAAATGAAGAAATGCCAACCGAATGCTACGGCTCAGCAACTGAAAGCAGCTTTGTTAGGGAATGCGGATAAGATAGACTCTCTGAGAGATAAGGTAACCGAAGGACGTGTCCTAAATTCCGTTAAGGCGATCAGCGTCTTTTGTGCGGGAAGGGAGGAACTTTGA
- a CDS encoding TerB family tellurite resistance protein gives MERVSSLASKVLPGHEFYEKFQKGLDPESEIFQLKMNYAKVLVSLWSYACHADGNFHKREGNLVGQMVKAMFDKDCIFDSHQDSKDEIVEELSEVFESPLPIKMIKDFSEGNPVLAANFYEDAVCIIATDGSFTDREKEFLSDLAKELEISQMDKKNIDNKYSDASDKD, from the coding sequence ATGGAGAGGGTTTCATCCTTAGCGAGTAAGGTTCTGCCTGGCCACGAATTTTACGAAAAATTTCAGAAAGGCCTGGATCCGGAATCGGAAATTTTCCAGTTAAAGATGAACTATGCCAAGGTATTGGTAAGTCTTTGGTCCTACGCTTGTCATGCCGATGGAAACTTTCATAAGAGAGAAGGAAATTTAGTCGGACAAATGGTCAAAGCGATGTTTGACAAAGATTGCATTTTCGACTCTCATCAGGATAGCAAGGACGAAATCGTGGAAGAATTGTCCGAAGTTTTTGAATCTCCTCTCCCGATCAAAATGATTAAGGATTTTTCGGAAGGGAATCCCGTCTTAGCCGCGAACTTTTACGAGGATGCCGTTTGTATCATCGCGACCGACGGATCCTTTACGGATAGGGAAAAAGAATTCTTAAGCGATCTTGCTAAGGAATTAGAGATATCGCAGATGGATAAAAAAAATATCGATAATAAATACTCGGATGCGAGCGATAAAGACTAA
- the vapB gene encoding type II toxin-antitoxin system antitoxin VapB: MQTAKLFVNGRSQAVRLPKEFQFKGEDVFIQKVGDAVILVPKNRAWNVFLDGLNGFTEDFLKEGRVELSEAERENF; this comes from the coding sequence ATGCAAACTGCGAAATTATTTGTAAATGGAAGAAGTCAAGCGGTTCGACTTCCGAAAGAATTCCAATTTAAAGGAGAGGATGTATTTATTCAAAAAGTCGGGGATGCCGTTATTTTAGTTCCTAAGAATAGAGCATGGAACGTTTTTCTCGATGGTTTGAACGGTTTTACCGAAGACTTTCTAAAAGAAGGTAGAGTGGAACTTTCCGAGGCGGAAAGAGAAAACTTTTAA
- a CDS encoding HD domain-containing protein has protein sequence MPLELDITYSFQRLLEKSRSVSGKLVSRQLTFIIDSFLRSKFEKAVSILGRGEKIALVALGGYGRMEISPHSDVDILYLHNGISEAKLSQIISAINTYLYNSGKEVGHICRTIKESFRYLDDMSSFHAILDSRFLIGSRDIFQKYRLEFLEKLPSKYIEAYNETKELQLSDRFLREDKPILLSEPHLKSDICGLRDIQCVYWHEKALNPIPSLGALALLPVFQRGEAQLLEEAYDFLLRARIALHVVTGRKHDRLDLNLQPEVAEYLGFGKKENLQTVEKFMNELYGHQKNVFFVMRSYLDFVIERRKPGRAESITYEGLTFSKVRNAVFPPTEGEGNLFADPHTLYEDVILTFRMIQETGLLVSGTLLNEIRFASPFLDDDFRYSAEVNAEFLKILRLPKDRGRVLKLMHECQVLGALVPEFGACTNFALFSYHHEYTVDEHTLLILHELDRLDRGEFEDSEILQVYKECVKTEILSIAILLHDAGKVKEGDHSEYGAELAVSVGDRLGLSEEDTDLCRFLVEKHISMSELSSKRDISDPALIRSFARTVGTPERLRLLYILTLIDTKSVGSNVLTNWKKAILSDLFRNTMSYLKEKGMPQEEIQGDAERIALSKDLVAYLIEKEGQDPGISRSIASFAYSVIPHSYLKTVSNRKILKHFKTIATLSQESTEKLLFESERDPAFVSVEVVSRGLPAILLDLCCSVSSEGLSLVGMQSYTSSEFQIHILQITDSQGSGNISPEKISRMEGKLRLMATGKLQRDSIAFEPTEWNPRKAIPESIVNRSVRFSNEDLSDVTIMEVRMPDMVGLVYRILRKVFEFGLKVSYLRVSTSADYAYDSFYLQTQNGGQVKDAEFLSSLEARILGIQATERVTGELVF, from the coding sequence ATGCCCTTAGAATTAGACATTACATACAGTTTCCAGAGACTCTTGGAAAAAAGCAGATCCGTTTCGGGTAAGCTGGTTTCCAGGCAACTGACCTTCATAATCGACTCGTTTTTACGAAGTAAATTCGAAAAGGCGGTCAGCATTCTTGGCCGCGGGGAAAAAATCGCCTTAGTCGCGTTAGGCGGCTACGGAAGAATGGAGATATCCCCGCATTCCGACGTAGATATATTATATCTTCATAATGGGATTTCGGAAGCTAAACTTTCCCAAATCATCTCGGCGATAAATACGTATCTTTATAACTCCGGTAAGGAAGTCGGACATATTTGCCGGACTATCAAAGAATCGTTTCGATATCTGGATGATATGTCCAGTTTTCACGCCATTTTAGACAGCCGCTTTTTGATCGGCTCCCGGGACATCTTTCAAAAATACAGGTTGGAGTTTTTAGAAAAGCTTCCTTCGAAATATATCGAAGCATATAACGAGACCAAAGAGCTTCAGCTTTCGGACAGATTCTTACGCGAGGACAAACCCATCCTTCTATCCGAACCGCATTTGAAATCGGATATTTGCGGTTTGCGGGATATTCAATGCGTTTATTGGCATGAGAAGGCTCTGAATCCGATTCCTTCCTTAGGAGCTCTCGCTTTGCTTCCGGTTTTTCAAAGAGGAGAGGCGCAACTTTTAGAGGAAGCCTACGATTTTTTACTCCGAGCTCGGATCGCATTGCATGTCGTAACGGGTCGTAAGCACGATAGACTGGATTTGAATCTCCAGCCCGAAGTGGCCGAATATTTAGGTTTTGGAAAGAAAGAAAATTTGCAAACCGTGGAAAAGTTCATGAACGAACTGTACGGACACCAAAAGAACGTCTTTTTCGTAATGCGTAGTTATCTTGATTTCGTAATCGAACGAAGAAAACCGGGTAGGGCCGAGTCGATCACGTATGAAGGACTTACGTTTTCCAAGGTACGCAATGCCGTATTTCCTCCGACGGAAGGGGAAGGGAATCTATTCGCCGATCCGCATACTTTATACGAGGACGTCATACTTACGTTTCGAATGATCCAGGAAACGGGGTTACTCGTATCCGGAACTTTGTTAAACGAAATTAGGTTCGCCTCTCCTTTTTTGGACGACGATTTTAGATATTCGGCGGAAGTGAATGCGGAATTTTTGAAGATCCTTAGGCTTCCCAAGGACAGAGGCAGGGTGCTCAAGTTGATGCACGAATGCCAAGTTCTCGGCGCGTTAGTTCCCGAGTTCGGGGCCTGTACTAACTTCGCCTTATTCAGTTATCATCACGAGTATACGGTGGATGAGCATACTCTATTGATTCTTCATGAACTGGATCGCCTTGATCGCGGAGAGTTCGAAGATTCCGAAATTCTTCAAGTATATAAGGAATGTGTAAAGACCGAAATTTTATCCATCGCCATTCTCCTTCACGACGCCGGTAAGGTCAAGGAAGGGGATCATTCCGAATACGGAGCGGAATTGGCGGTGTCCGTGGGAGACCGGCTGGGTCTTTCGGAGGAAGATACCGATCTTTGCAGATTCTTAGTCGAAAAACATATCTCTATGTCGGAACTTTCTTCCAAGCGCGATATTTCCGATCCCGCGTTAATCCGAAGCTTCGCAAGAACCGTAGGTACGCCGGAAAGACTCAGGCTACTTTATATTCTCACTCTGATCGACACTAAATCGGTAGGGAGTAACGTTCTTACAAATTGGAAAAAGGCGATTCTCAGCGACCTTTTTCGAAATACGATGTCTTACTTAAAAGAGAAGGGAATGCCTCAGGAAGAAATTCAAGGAGATGCCGAAAGGATCGCGCTCTCAAAGGATTTAGTGGCGTACCTGATTGAAAAGGAAGGGCAGGATCCCGGAATTTCGAGAAGCATAGCCTCCTTCGCTTATTCGGTTATTCCGCACAGTTATCTGAAGACGGTTTCAAATCGTAAGATATTGAAACATTTTAAGACGATCGCAACCTTGAGTCAGGAATCGACGGAAAAACTTTTATTCGAATCCGAAAGGGATCCCGCTTTCGTTTCCGTAGAGGTGGTAAGTCGCGGACTACCGGCGATTCTATTGGATTTATGTTGTTCCGTGTCTTCGGAAGGATTAAGTTTGGTCGGAATGCAAAGTTATACTTCAAGCGAATTTCAAATTCATATTTTACAGATAACCGATTCCCAGGGTAGCGGTAATATTTCGCCGGAAAAAATCTCAAGAATGGAAGGCAAGCTTCGCTTAATGGCGACTGGAAAATTACAGCGCGACAGTATCGCCTTCGAACCGACCGAATGGAATCCTCGCAAAGCCATACCGGAAAGCATCGTCAATCGGTCGGTACGCTTTTCCAACGAGGATTTATCGGACGTTACGATTATGGAAGTGCGGATGCCGGATATGGTCGGCTTAGTATATAGAATATTACGAAAAGTGTTTGAATTCGGATTGAAAGTGTCATATTTACGGGTTTCCACCTCGGCAGACTATGCATACGACTCGTTTTATCTTCAGACTCAAAACGGGGGGCAGGTAAAGGATGCGGAATTTCTTTCCTCATTAGAGGCTCGGATCCTGGGAATTCAGGCGACGGAAAGAGTGACAGGGGAACTCGTGTTTTAA